Within the Nocardioides aurantiacus genome, the region GTGCTCGGCCCGCAGGCGCTGCAGGCCGGCTCCTACAACCGGCCGGGCTACCTCCGCCTCGACTTCGGCTGGACCGGCGGCCTCTCGCCGGCCCAGGTGCACGACGTCGAGGAGGTCGCCAACCGCGCGCTGCGGGCCGACCTCCCGGTGGGCTGGCAGTACATGACCCTGCCCGAGGCCAAGGAGTGGGGTGCGCTGGCGCTGTTCGGCGAGACCTACGACGTCGGCCAGGTGCGCGTCGTGGAGATCGGCGGGCCCTGGTCGCGCGAGCTCTGCGGCGGCACGCACGTCGACCACTCCAGCCAGATCGGCACCATCGTGGTGACGGGGGAGTCCTCCGTCGGCTCGGGCAACCGACGGATCGAGGCGTTCACCGGCGTCGAGGGCTTCGCCTACCTCGCCCGTGAGCGCGACGTCGTCGGCGAGCTGTCCACGCTGCTCAAGACGCGGCCCGACGACCTCGTGGGGCGCGTCTCGGACCTCGTCGAGCGGCTGCGCAGCGCCGAGAAGGAGATCGAGAAGGCGCGCGTCGCCCAGCTGCTCGCCTCGGCCGGCGACCTGGCCGCGGCCGCCGAGGACCTCGACGGCGTCGCCCTGGCCGGGCAGGTCGTGGCGGGCGCGGGCGGGGGCGACGTACGCACGCTCGCGCTGGACGTGCGCGCCCGGCTCGCGCAGGAGCGCCCGGGCGCCGCGGTCGTGATCGGCACCGGCGGCGGCAAGCCGTCGGTCGTGGTCGCGGTCAACGACGCCGGCCGCGCGGCCGGGCTCTCGGCCAACACGCTGGTGCGCGTCGCCGTGCAGGTCCTCGGGGGCAAGGGCGGCGGCAAGGACGACGTGGCCCAGGGCGGCGGCTCGGACGCGAGCAAGGCCGACGAGGCGCTGCGGGCGGTCCGCGACCACCTCGCCCAGGGACGCCCGACCGCGTGAGCACCGCACCGGGGGTGCGGCTGGGGATCGACCCGGGCGAGGCCCGCATCGGCGTCGCCAGCAGCGACCCGCACGGCATCCTCGCCACCCCGCTGGAGACCGTGGCTCGGGCCAAGGGCGACCTCGACCGGCTGGCGGCGCTGGTGGAGGAGCACGACGCCCGCCTCGTCTACCTCGGCCTGCCCCGCTCGATGTCCGGGGGAGAAGGCCCCTCGGCGGGTAGGGTTCGAGCGTTCGCGCAGGACCTGGCGGCCCGGATCCACCCGGTGCCGGTGCGGTTGTGCGACGAGCGCCTGAGCACCGTGACGGCCGAGGGGCAGCTGCGGGCACAGGGACGCAAGGGCAAGAAGCGTCGGGCGGTGGTCGACATGGCCGCCGCGGTCGTGATCTTGCAGGGGGCTCTGGAGAGGGAACGACAGACGGGCGACGCGGCCGGCGAGCTGGTTCGAGCCGACGCCCCGGACCAGTAGGACGGACGACACGTGAGCCACACCGACTACAGCGGGGACGAGCCCCTGCTCGAGGACGGGTACGACGACCTCCAGGACGCCGACGACTGGAGCTACGAGGAGCCGCGCAAGCGCCGTGCCCGCAGCTGCCTGCCGGTGCTGCTCGTCCTGGTGATCCTCGGCTCCGGCCTGTTCTTCGGCGGCCGCTGGGCCTACGACGAGCTGAGCACCCGGCTGGCCTCCGCGCCCGACTTCGAGGGCCCCGGCAGCGGCGAGGTGGTCTACCAGGTCGAGGAGGGCGTCACCTCGGCCCAGATCGGCCGCGACCTCAAGGAGGCCGGCGTCGTCGCCAGCGTCGACGCGTTCACCGAGGCCGCCACCCTCGACGAGGACTCCCGCAACATCCAGGTCGGCTACTACCAGCTGCAGGAGAAGATGAGGGCGAGCGACGCCCTCGACGTCCTCGTCGACCCGGCCAACCTCGTGCAGGCCCTGGTGACGGTGCCCGAGGGCGCCCGGGTCCGCCAGGTCGTGGACTCCATCGCCAAGAACACCGACATCCGGCGGCGCGCGGTGGTCCGGGCCCTGGCCGACGCCGAGGCCATCGGGCTGCCGGCCGACGCCGAGGGCAACCCCGAGGGCTACCTGTTCCCCGCCACCTACACGGTGCCGCCCAAGATGACGGCGGTCGAGCTGATCAGCCAGATGGTCGCCAAGACCAAGGCCGTGGAGGCCGACCTCGACATCGAGGCCCGCGCCGCCGACCTCGGGCTGACCCCCGAGCAGGTGCTCACGGTGGCCAGCATCCTGGAGTACGAGGCCAACAAGTCCGAGGACTACCCGCGCGTCGCCCGGGTGCTCTACAACCGGCTCGACGACGACATGGCGCTGCAGCTGGACTCCACGGTGTCCTACGTCAGCGGTCGTTCGGGCGACGTCTGGACCACCTCGGCCGAGCGCGACTCCGACTCGCAGTACAACACCTACAAGTACACCGGCCTCCCGCCCGGCCCCATCGGCTCGCCCGGCCAGGAGACCATCGAGGCGGCCCTGGAGCCGGCCGAGGGCGACTGGCTGTTCTTCGTGCCCGACTACGAGGCCGACACCACCCGCTTCTCCGTGACGCTGGCGGAGCACAACAGGTGGGTGGAGAAGCTCCGCGAGTACTGCCGCAACAACGAGGACTGCTAGGCCCGTGCGCTGCGCCGTGGTGGGCACCCCCGTGGCCCACTCCCTCTCACCTGCCATGCACCGGGCGGCGTACGCCGAGCTGGGGCTGGACTGGACCTACGACGCGGTCGAGCTCGCCGCCGACGACCTGCCCGCCCACCTGGCCTCGCTCGACCGCAGCTGGCGCGGCCTGTCGCTGACGATGCCGCTCAAGCGCACCGTCGTGCCGCTCGTGGACTCCCTCGACGACTGGGCGCGCGTCTCGGGTGCGGTCAACACGCTCGTGCTGGGCGACCGACGGCGGCTGGGGTTCAACACCGACGTCCCCGGGGCGATGGCGGCCCTCGTCGAGCGGGTCCACGACCCGGTCCGCGAGGTCGTCGTGCTGGGGGGCGGGGCCACCGCCACCTCGGTGCTGCTCGGCCTGGTCGAGCTGGGCTGCACCCGGGCCCACGTGCTGGTGCGCGACCCGGCCCGCGCGGCCGAGACCGTCGAGACCGTGCGCCGGCACCGCCGCGGCCCCGAGGTGAGCGTCGGCAGCCTGCCCGAGGCGGTGGCACGCGGCGACCTCGGCGAGGGCTCGGTGGCCGACATGGTCGTCTCGACCATCCCCGGTCGCGCCCAGACGCCCGAGGTGCTCGCCGCGTGCGCGTCGGTGCCGCGGGTCTTCGAGGTCGTCTACGACCCGTGGCCGACGCCGTTGGCGCGCGCCGCGGAGCAGTCCGGTCGGCCGCTGGTGAGCGGCCTCGACCTGCTGGCGCACCAGGCGGTGCTGCAGCTGCAGGTGATGGCCGGGCGCTCGGTGCCCGTGGAGCTGCTGCGGGTCGCGGCGCTGCGCGAGCTCCGCCGGCGCGGCCACGCCACCCCCGGCGGCGACCCCGGCGGCAATCCGGGCGGCGACCCGGGCGGCCACCGGGGCGGCACGAGTCCTGTGGACGACGGCCCGACCGTCGCCCCGAGCGCCTAGCGTCACCGGCATGCCCTGGTCCGAGGCCGCCCTGCTGCCCACGGTGGTGGCCGCCGTCGCCTGTGGCCTGCTCGCACTGCCGGTGCCGGCCCTGCTGGCACGACTGCCCGAGCCCGAGCCGGACGCCCCGGCGGTGCCCGAGCCGACGCTCGTGGGCGAGCCGCTGGTCGAGACGCCACCCGCCTCGCCCCTGGGGCCACCCCCGCCCAAGGAGCCGTACGCCGCGATCGCCGCGCTGCCCGGCCTGCGCCCCGGGCTGGTGCTGGGGTGCGCGCTGGTCGGAGCCGCGTTCGGCGCGGCCGTCGGCTGGACGGGCGCGCTGCTGTTCCTGGTGCCCCTCGTCCCGGTCGGCGCGGTGCTGCTGGTGATCGACTGGCGGACCACCCTGCTCCCCACGCGCGTCCTGCACCCGACGTACGCCTTGCTCGCGGTGCTGCTGCCGCTGGCCGCCCTGCTCGACGGCGACGCCGGCGGGCTGCTCGGCGCGGCCGGCGGCTGGCTGCTGGTGGGGGGCTGGTTCTGGGTCTTCTGGGCCGTCCTGCACGCCTGGGGGTTCGGCGACGTCCGGCTGGCCCGGGTGCTGGGGCCGGCGCTGGGCTACCTCGGCTGGTCCCACGCCGTGGTCGGGCTGGGGCTGATGGTGTTCCTCGGCGGGATCGGCGGCGTGGCGCTCTCGCTGCTGCGGAGCAGCCTGCGGCGCCGCTACCCCTACGGTCCGTTCATGCTGGTCGGGGCGGCGCTCGCGGTCGTCGCGGCGCCCGCCGTCGCGGCGGGTCTCGGCTACTAGGGAGGGGCCGGGAGGGGCCGGACCACGTGGGAGACTGGCGCCATGTTGCGCTGGCTCACTGCGGGGGAGTCCCACGGACCCTCCCTCACCGCGATCCTCGAGGGCCTCCCCGCCCACGTCCGGGTCACCTCCGAGGACATCTCCGACGCCCTGGCCCGCCGCCGGCTGGGCTACGGCCGCGGCGCCCGGATGAAGTTCGAGCAGGACCAGGTGCGCGTCACCGGAGGCGTCCGCCACGGCGAGACCCAGGGCGGCCCGGTCGCCATCGAGGTCGGCAACACCGAGTGGCCCAAGTGGGAGAAGGTGATGTCGGCCGACCCCGTGGACCCGGTCGAGCTCGAGGCCCTGGCCCGCAACGCCCCGCTGACGCGTCCCCGTCCGGGCCACGCCGACCTGGTCGGGATGCAGAAGTACGACTTCACCGAGTCGCGTCCCGTGCTCGAGCGTGCCTCGGCCCGCGAGACCGCGGCCCGCGTGGCGCTCGGCCGCGTCGCCTCGGCCTTCCTCGAGCAGGCCACCGGCGCCCGGCTGGTCTCCCACGTCGTCGAGCTCGGCGGGGTGCCCGCGCCGGCCGGCTCGGTCCCCGGCCCGGACGACGTCGCGCGGCTCGACGAGGACCCGGTGCGCTGCCTGGACCCGGACGCCTCGCAGCAGATGGTCGAGCGGATCGACCAGGCCCACAAGGACGGCGACACCCTCGGTGGCGTCGTCGAGGTCGTGGTCCACGGACTGCCGCCGGGCCTGGGGTCCCACGTGCACTGGGACCGGCGCCTCGACGCGCGCCTGGCCGGCGCGCTGATGGGCATCCAGGCGATCAAGGGCGTCGAGGTCGGCGACGGCTTCGAGCTCGCGGCCACGCCCGGGTCGCTCGCGCACGACGAGATCGTCACCGAGGACGGTGCCCTGCGGCGTACGTCGGGACGCTCAGGTGGCACCGAGGGCGGCATGTCGACCGGCGAGGTGCTGCGCGTGCGCGCCGCGATGAAGCCGATCGCGACCGTGCCCCGGGCGCTGCGCACCGTCGACGTCGCCACCGGCGAGGCCACGGTCGCCGACCACCAGCGCTCCGACGTCTGCGCGGTCCCGGCCGCCGGCATCGTCGCCGAGGCGATGGTGGCGCTGGTGCTGGCCGACGCGGTCGTGGAGAAGTTCGGCGGCGACAGCGTGGGGGAGACCCGGCGCAACGTCGGGAGCTACCTCGACACGCTGCGGTTCCGGTGAGCACCGGCAGCAACGAGGCCACCCGGCCGCGGGTCGTCCTCGTCGGCACCATGGGCGCCGGCAAGACCACGGTGGGCCGTCGCCTGGCCGAGCGCTGGGGCGTGCCGTTCCGCGACTCCGACCACGACGTGGAGGAGCGCGAGGGCCGCTCGGTCTCCGACATCTTCGTCGACTCGGGCGAGGCGCACTTCCGCCGGCTCGAGCGCGAGGCGGTGGCCGAGGCGCTGTCCGGCCACGACGGCGTGCTCGCGCTGGGCGGTGGTGCGGTGACCGACGAGAGCACCCGCGCCCTGCTGGCCGGCCACGAGGTCGTCTTCCTGCGCGTGGGCCTCGGCGACGCCGCCTCGCGGGTCGGGCTCGGGGTCTCCCGGCCGATGCTGCTGGGCAACGTGCGCGGCCGGATCAAGCAGCTGATCGACGAGCGCACCCCGGTCTACGAGTCCGTGGCCGTCCACGTCGTGGAGACCGACGGGCTCGACGTCGACCAGGTCGTCGAGCAGGTGCTGGCCCGGCTGGAGGGCTCCCGTGGCTGAGGCGACCGCGGCGACGGTGCTGCACGTCGGCGGCGCGGCGCCGTACGACGTGGTGGTCGGGCACGACGTGCTGGCCCGGGTGCGCGACCTGCTGGGTCCCGGCGTACGACGGGTGGCGCTGTGCCACGCGCCCGGCCTCGGTGACCTGGTGGCCCGGGTGCGCGACCAGCTCGACGGCCTCGAGGTGCTCGACCTGCCGCTGCCCGACGGCGAGCACGCCAAGACCGCCGTCGTCGCCGCGGAGGCCTGGGAGGCGCTCGGCGAGGCCGGGTTCACGCGCTCCGACGCGGTGGTGACCGTCGGCGGCGGCGCGACCACCGACATGGGCGGCTTCATCGCCGCCACCTGGCTGCGCGGCGTCCCCGTCGTCCACGTGCCCACCACCCTGCTGGCCATGGTGGACGCCGCCGTGGGCGGCAAGACCGGCATGAACACCGGCGCGGGCAAGAACCTCGTGGGGAGCTTCCACGAGCCGGCGGGTGTCCTGTGCGACCTCGACGCCCTGGTCACGCTGCCGCGGCCCGAGCTGGTCGCCGGCCTGGCCGAGGTGCTCAAGTGCGGCTTCATCGCCGACCCCGAGATCCTGGCCCTGGTGGAGGCCGACCCGGACGCAGCGCTCGATCCCGCCACGCCCGCGCTGCGCGAGCTGGTGGAGCGCGCAATCGGGGTCAAGGTCGGCGTCGTCGTCGACGACCTGCGCGAGACCGGCGGCCGCGACGGCCACCCGGGCCGCGAGGCGCTCAACTACGGCCACACCCTGGCGCACGCCATCGAGCGCGGCACCGGCTACCGCGTGCGCCACGGCGAGGCGGTGGCGCTGGGCATGGTCTACGTCGCCGAGCTCGCCCGCCGGGTCGGGCGCCTCGACGCCGCCACGGCCGACCGCCACGAGCAGGTGCTGCGGTCCGTCGGGCTGCCGGTGCGCCTCGCCGACGTCGGCGCCGACGACCTGGGCTTCGAGGAGCTGCTGGCCACGATGCGGGTCGACAAGAAGGCCCGCGGTGACCGGCTGCGGTTCCTCGTGCTCGACGGGCTGGCGCGGCCGACGGTGCTCGCGGGGCCCGAGGAGGACGCGCTGCGCGCGGCCTACGACCACGTCCGGAGGGCGACGCCATGACCGAGACCACGACCGGGACCACGACCGGCACCGGGCCCACGACCGTGCTGGTGCTCAACGGGCCCAACCTGGGGCGGCTGGGCAAGCGGCAGCCGGAGATCTACGGCCACACGACGTACGCCGACCTGGTCGGCCTGTGCGAGCAGTGGGGCCACGACCTCGGGCTGGCCGTCGAGGTCCGACAGACCAACCACGAGGGGGTGCTGCTCGACTGGCTCAACCAGGCGGCCGACGACGGCACGCCGGTGGTGCTCAACGCGGCGGCGTGGACGCACTACTCGCTGGCCCTCT harbors:
- the ruvX gene encoding Holliday junction resolvase RuvX — protein: MSTAPGVRLGIDPGEARIGVASSDPHGILATPLETVARAKGDLDRLAALVEEHDARLVYLGLPRSMSGGEGPSAGRVRAFAQDLAARIHPVPVRLCDERLSTVTAEGQLRAQGRKGKKRRAVVDMAAAVVILQGALERERQTGDAAGELVRADAPDQ
- the mltG gene encoding endolytic transglycosylase MltG, which translates into the protein MSHTDYSGDEPLLEDGYDDLQDADDWSYEEPRKRRARSCLPVLLVLVILGSGLFFGGRWAYDELSTRLASAPDFEGPGSGEVVYQVEEGVTSAQIGRDLKEAGVVASVDAFTEAATLDEDSRNIQVGYYQLQEKMRASDALDVLVDPANLVQALVTVPEGARVRQVVDSIAKNTDIRRRAVVRALADAEAIGLPADAEGNPEGYLFPATYTVPPKMTAVELISQMVAKTKAVEADLDIEARAADLGLTPEQVLTVASILEYEANKSEDYPRVARVLYNRLDDDMALQLDSTVSYVSGRSGDVWTTSAERDSDSQYNTYKYTGLPPGPIGSPGQETIEAALEPAEGDWLFFVPDYEADTTRFSVTLAEHNRWVEKLREYCRNNEDC
- a CDS encoding shikimate dehydrogenase; this encodes MGTPVAHSLSPAMHRAAYAELGLDWTYDAVELAADDLPAHLASLDRSWRGLSLTMPLKRTVVPLVDSLDDWARVSGAVNTLVLGDRRRLGFNTDVPGAMAALVERVHDPVREVVVLGGGATATSVLLGLVELGCTRAHVLVRDPARAAETVETVRRHRRGPEVSVGSLPEAVARGDLGEGSVADMVVSTIPGRAQTPEVLAACASVPRVFEVVYDPWPTPLARAAEQSGRPLVSGLDLLAHQAVLQLQVMAGRSVPVELLRVAALRELRRRGHATPGGDPGGNPGGDPGGHRGGTSPVDDGPTVAPSA
- a CDS encoding prepilin peptidase — encoded protein: MPWSEAALLPTVVAAVACGLLALPVPALLARLPEPEPDAPAVPEPTLVGEPLVETPPASPLGPPPPKEPYAAIAALPGLRPGLVLGCALVGAAFGAAVGWTGALLFLVPLVPVGAVLLVIDWRTTLLPTRVLHPTYALLAVLLPLAALLDGDAGGLLGAAGGWLLVGGWFWVFWAVLHAWGFGDVRLARVLGPALGYLGWSHAVVGLGLMVFLGGIGGVALSLLRSSLRRRYPYGPFMLVGAALAVVAAPAVAAGLGY
- the aroC gene encoding chorismate synthase yields the protein MLRWLTAGESHGPSLTAILEGLPAHVRVTSEDISDALARRRLGYGRGARMKFEQDQVRVTGGVRHGETQGGPVAIEVGNTEWPKWEKVMSADPVDPVELEALARNAPLTRPRPGHADLVGMQKYDFTESRPVLERASARETAARVALGRVASAFLEQATGARLVSHVVELGGVPAPAGSVPGPDDVARLDEDPVRCLDPDASQQMVERIDQAHKDGDTLGGVVEVVVHGLPPGLGSHVHWDRRLDARLAGALMGIQAIKGVEVGDGFELAATPGSLAHDEIVTEDGALRRTSGRSGGTEGGMSTGEVLRVRAAMKPIATVPRALRTVDVATGEATVADHQRSDVCAVPAAGIVAEAMVALVLADAVVEKFGGDSVGETRRNVGSYLDTLRFR
- a CDS encoding shikimate kinase translates to MSTGSNEATRPRVVLVGTMGAGKTTVGRRLAERWGVPFRDSDHDVEEREGRSVSDIFVDSGEAHFRRLEREAVAEALSGHDGVLALGGGAVTDESTRALLAGHEVVFLRVGLGDAASRVGLGVSRPMLLGNVRGRIKQLIDERTPVYESVAVHVVETDGLDVDQVVEQVLARLEGSRG
- the aroB gene encoding 3-dehydroquinate synthase produces the protein MAEATAATVLHVGGAAPYDVVVGHDVLARVRDLLGPGVRRVALCHAPGLGDLVARVRDQLDGLEVLDLPLPDGEHAKTAVVAAEAWEALGEAGFTRSDAVVTVGGGATTDMGGFIAATWLRGVPVVHVPTTLLAMVDAAVGGKTGMNTGAGKNLVGSFHEPAGVLCDLDALVTLPRPELVAGLAEVLKCGFIADPEILALVEADPDAALDPATPALRELVERAIGVKVGVVVDDLRETGGRDGHPGREALNYGHTLAHAIERGTGYRVRHGEAVALGMVYVAELARRVGRLDAATADRHEQVLRSVGLPVRLADVGADDLGFEELLATMRVDKKARGDRLRFLVLDGLARPTVLAGPEEDALRAAYDHVRRATP
- a CDS encoding type II 3-dehydroquinate dehydratase; its protein translation is MTETTTGTTTGTGPTTVLVLNGPNLGRLGKRQPEIYGHTTYADLVGLCEQWGHDLGLAVEVRQTNHEGVLLDWLNQAADDGTPVVLNAAAWTHYSLALYDACAQLTAPLVEVHISDPKNRPEEFRHTSHVTPHAAHEVVGQGVDGYRVALEHLAGDRT